The stretch of DNA CAAAAGCCGTTACAATATTTTTATTGTCGTATTTTTCTTGCAAATATTGTTCAAATAAATCCGCAGCATAACCCTTGTTGTCATAACAAACCTTATTGTAACGATTCGACACACTAGTGGTATGGACGCCAAACCAATTAAAACTACCAATTGGTTGTCCTTCATGATCGTCAAAACGCAATAATTTCATGGTTCGGTCTGCGGCAAGATGGCGTTTTTTGACAGGTACACGTACACCTACCTCAGGGTTTTGGTTATAAGCTTTGATTGATCGATTAAAACAGATCTCAGCCTCTTTATCAAACTCCCCTTTGTGGTGACGAATGCTTCCAGGTTTAAGGTTTTTGTCGGCTTCAACAATTGCTTTTACAATAGCATCAGAATAACGTAAATAGACATCTTCTTGAAAGCCTGGTGTTGTAAAATTATACGCCAAATGCTGCGTATATCCCCCAGCCGCACTATGGGTGTGTTGTGCAGTAATCATTATATTGGCATCTGAATACCCCAAGGTCGAATATTCTAAACCTAAACGAGCAACGACTCTAGCCTTTAGATAATTGGTTGAAAAGCAAAAATCTGCATTTACAAAAGCAATCTTCTTTCCCTTTGATTCTATCACAAATGCTCTTGCAAATTGCGGAGTTTCTATTCCTTGTAAGTTGTGAAAATGCATGCCATATCCTAGCATTCCGACACCTTCTTTAAAATAAGTCATTTCGACTTTACTAACACCAATTTTATACATAGGTTCTCTCTTTTATTAAAATTTAATGGCTGAAGCTGTTTGGTCATTATAAAATAGCACAATAGCTAAGCAAATAGTGGTTTTTAAGACAACAATTTTCTCTAGTTAATGGTTTCTTTTTACCCTAAAAATGATGCTTATTTTACAGCAAAAATCATGTCAAATTTTAACTAACCATTTAATTAAACAAAAAAATCCAATACAATCCAAATAAAAGCTTTTATTCTTTGTAAAAAAGCCTAAATCAAGGATAGAAATGGGCATTAATAAGCCTCAAAATGCAAGTCTTTCCAACAAAAAAGAAGCCCTATCGATAAGATAAGGCTTCTTCTATACTGCGCTAATAAGGTCTGGGGCTACTACATGTAAGGAGAAGTATAATCTATTTTAAGTCCCGCAGAAAGTCCTTTAGCAAATACATCTACAAAATCCTTTTTCTTTAATGCTGTTGCGTCTAGTTTCCCTGTCTTTCCTCCCTTACTAATAATATCGTAAATCATATCCGCACAGCCTTCTGGAGATTTTTCAATCTTGAGTAATTCCGCCTTAATATCTTTTTCTTTTTCTTCTGTAATATTCATGTCGGCCTCTGTATCGAGTCCTAACAATTTTCCTGTCAATAGGTCAATAAAAACATTTTTCAGATTAGCTCTATAGCTATTTCCCTCCCAAGGAAGTCGATCTACATTACAAACCCTAATATCTGCAATATGCTGTTTCCCTAAATCAAATAACAATTGAGCCTGTTTATCAACCAACTTAGTCTGTCCTTCATCAGCATACCAACCTATACCGAAGAAACCCTCCTGTAGATACTTGATTTCTCCTGTAACTTGATAAGTATACCCATCATCCAACACGATTTCAGCATGTTCTGGCACAGAAACACCGTGTGCTGCTTGAGCATTCAAGCCAGTTTCTTCATCTTTAGCCCCCCCTACCTTTTTTAGGTAATAGTTTTGATGGTTGTGCTTAATTTTGTAAATAGGATGTGTTCCTTGGGTATCCACTTTTTCAGGTGTTAATTTTGTTCCCACTTCAATCCCATCTAATTTTCCTTTAATTTTTGCAACCTCTTTTCTGGCGTCTTTTTTATCTACTGGTACATCAGGCAACTTCAGTTGTTCTAAACGCCTCATAAGATCTAATTCATCCTCATCATTTTGTTCGGACAAATCTTGCTCTGGCTCAATGGGCTTTTTTAACATTTCCAATCGTTTCCATAGATCCCCTAAACCATCATCCTTTTCATCCTCATCCTTACTGACCTTTTCAATAGGCTTTTTATCTTTCTTTTGTAGACTATCTTCCTCCTCTTGCGTTTGAGGTAATGCTTCATTCAACTGCTCCAGTTTGCCAAATTCATCCCCTTTTTCAATGCCCTTTTGTAATTTAACAATTGGATCATCTTCTAAGGTAAGATCTAATGAAGTTTTATTCTTTAAATCTTTATCACTATTAACTGACTGCTGGTCAAAGTCTTGAAAGTTTGGATCTTGATAACTACTCATTGTTTATTTATTTACTTGGATGATTCATTGGTAAAATAACACACTTCTACAGGCTATTTTTAATCACCTAAAATAAGTAAAAATATTTGCAATAAAAAATTGTATTTTAAAAGTTATGGTTATTTAATTCATAAGCTAACTTTGCCCCATAAACCAACACACTGAGATTAAGAAAAGACAACCTGTCCAAAAATAAAAAAACCAACCTGAGCGTATCAAGTTGGTTGGTTATTTATTTATTTTATTTTTATCGGAACTTCTTCTCTTAGACCTATAATACTATATTGTATTAATCTTCGCATCTAGCATAAAAGGTTTTTTCCTACTTTCAATTCAAATCTATATCTTTCATATTTCAAAACAGCCTCCAAGAACAAAAATCACTAAAAACCAAATCATTACACATGTAAATAAAATAACTTTATTTTCAATATGATTCACTTTCTCAAAATTATATTCCCCTAACATCTTTTACATTAATAAATTATATGGCAGAACCTCTATTAATAAAGAATAAAATTAGGGCTTATTCAAAATTAAATACTGCCAAAAATAAAAAAAACCAACCTGAGCACATCAAGTTGGTTGGTTATTTTCTTTACTTTATTTTTATCGGAACTTCTTCTCCTAGACCTATAATACTATATGGTATTAATTTTCGCATCTAACATAAAAGTTTTTTTTCCTAAACTACAATTCAAATCTATATCTTTCATATTTCAAAACAACCTCCAAGAATAAAACACACTACAAGTCAATTTATTATATATACAAATAAGTTAACTTTATTTTCAATGTGGCGCATCTTCCAAAATTTACATTTTCCCACATATATAGCCCACTAATAGATAAAAAGTTATCTCGGCACAAAACCGAGACAACTTAAAAACCTATAATTACTACTCATCTTTAATGCTATCCTACCTTAAAGCACATCAATGCTCAATTTTGTTTCCTCTACTTCCTTTTTAGGAATAGAAACTACTAATACACCTGCCTCATAACTTGCTTCAATTTTATCTACATTCACTGTATTTTCTGGAATTGTAAACGTTCTTTTAAACTCACTACTAACAAACTCTTTGTGTGTATAACCTTCTCCCTCATTTTTATCTTCTTTCTTTTCTTCTTTTTTTGCCGAAATCGTCAAGGTTCCTTGATCCAATTCCACTGTAAAATCTGATTTATTAAATCCAGGAGCAGCTACTTCAATAAAATAGTGTTCCGCTCTATCTTTAATATTAACTGCGGGAACATTGTGGTATCTATTATTGGCTACTGCTCTACAAGCTTTAGCTTCTCTTGCTGCTCTTTTTGTAAAAAAATCATCTGCAAAAAATTCATTCCACAAAGAAGGAAAAGAAGTTGTTGTTGGACGGTTAAAATTTCTTGTTACTAATCTCATAATTCTTGTATTTTTTTAATGTTAACCGCTTTCTAGTCTCTTATTGCTGTACTCACGGTCAATGGTTGTATTGTTATAAATTAATTGTTGTGTTGTTGCTTTCTATTAGTCAAATCAAATACCAATTGAAAAAAAGCGACAAAAAGAACAAAAAACTCAAAAACAACCGCCAAAATGTCACAAAAATTATTTCCCAAAATGCCAAAATGTCAAAAAACGATAAAATCAGCTTATCCTTGGTGCCGATCTAATGATTCCCCCTTAACCTATTAACGCAAAAACCTAATAAAGTAACGGTACGCTGTAAGTTATTTATACAAACTTTGATAAAAATACGAATTCAATAATTTGCGCTGGTAATGTGCTATCGCTTGTCCCACTAAGGTCTCATCTTTTGCTGCACGATATTCAAAATTAGCGGAATCATTCTCAAAATATATCTTATTCTCTAGTACCTTTAAATAAAACCGTACTCGCCCCGTTTCTTGCTCTGCATAAATTTGAGTTGCTGCTGTGTTTAGAAATTTTTGATAAGCCTTTTTAGGATATTTGGTGCGCAATAAGTTGGTCAAATAATCGATTGCTTGCTTATCAATTGCCCCATAATTGTAATTAACCCTCCCAAAAGCATAGGGCGCTAGATAAGTGATGGCCTGTTCTGACTTGCCCAAATATTGGTAACAGGTAGCAAATATTTTATCATTATCCAATTGCTGTCGCCGAGCAAGTTCCAACCAATCTTTTTGCAAAGAATCGATGTAATTTTGATGAAAAAACAAAGCCGTTTCATAATCCTTCTCCCCCATTGCAATATTCCTTAGACCAACTAAAGCAGATAATTTGGCACGATCAGCAATAAGCCCTTGCGCAAAGTAATCTTCCACAAAATCCGTGGTCAACACTCGATCGTAATACCTTTTTGCCTGCTCATAATTTCGCATCAAAAAAGCTTCCTCTGCCAATAAATTATAAAGCCTTGCTGCATATTCTTCTTTTTCACAGCCATATTTTTGTAGGGCAAGATCAGACGCACGATAGCGATCATTGATGCCATTCTCCGTTATCATTTTTTGATAAAAGGTTTCGATTTTTGACAACGGTGGAGCCAAAAAACTAGGCGTATCGGCTGTTTCACAAGCCAACAAATGATTTTCCTGCGCTAATAAGTTTTGAAAAGAAAGGATGGATAGAACCATTACCCAACTACAGAATAACTTCATACACTTACTCATTAATTTTTAAAAGTATTTACCAATCAGCAATACTGTTTTAAATCTATTTTGGATATCGTGTATAGTTCTTTCTATATGGTAATTGTCTTTTTGGTTAGATGTGATGCAGCCACAATTGCTGCTGTTCTTATAGGTCGTAGTGCAATTAAACAATCCCTATGTCTTACTAAACTTTAATTTTGCAACTTTAGTATATTCCTTTTCTATTTTTAGGATTTTTTTAACAAAAAGCGACCTCAAAGTTCAATAACTTCAAGGTCGCCTCTATTTTTTCTCTATTTTTTTCTCCGTTACATTCTATCTGGCATCTGCATACCAATTAGCTTTCCAGCCGCTTTTAATGCAGTTGCTACCGCCTTGCTCATATCCAAACGGAAAGAAGTGGCAGCAGGATTATCGGCATCCAAAATTGTTGTATGCCCCCAAAATTTATGAAACTCCTTCGCCAATTCGTACATATAGTTGGCTATATCCGCAGGATTGTAATTTTGCGCTGCTTTCTGAATGGTAGAAGGCAATTCATGCACCAAAACTAAAATATCTCGCTCTACATCACTCAGTTGATAGCTAGAATAATCAACCAATTCAATTCCCTTTTCTACCACCATTCTTTGTACAGACTGAGTTCTTACATGCGCATTTTGGATATAAGGTCCCGTTTGTCCTTGCAAATCAATAGACTGCTTAGGGTCAAAAACCATGGTCTTTTTAGGCTCTACTTTTAAGATATAAAACTTCAAAGCCCCCAAAGCTACCGCTTCCCAAATTTTGATTTTTTCAGTTTCTGCCAAATCTCCTAATTTCTCTCTGCTTTCCGATTCTGCTTTTACATTGGCAACAACATCAGCCATTAAGTGATCGGCATCTACTACCGTTCCTTCTCTGGATTTCATTCTACCCGTTGTCAAATTGACCATTCCATAAGACAAATGGTGACAATTCTTAGCAAAAGAGTGCCCCAAACGTTTTAGCGTTTCAAACAAGACCTTAAAATGATAGTCCTGCTCATTTCCAACGACATAAACCATCTTATCCATGCCAAAGTCCTTGAATCTCAAAGAAGCTGTTCCCAAATCTTGGGTGATGTACATCGAGGTTCCATCGCTTCTTAAAACCACTTTTTCATCCAGTTTCGCATCCGTCAAATCAATCCAAGTAGAGCCATCGTCCTTCTTAAAAAAGATGCTCTTTTCGGTTGCCAACTCATCCAATACCAATTGCTTTCCTGCCAAGTAAGTTTTAGACTCATAATACAATTGGTCAAAATCAACGCCTAGTTTTTCGTAAGTTTCCTTAAACCCATCATAAACCCAACCGTTCATTTCATTCCACAAAGCTCTGACCTCTTCATCATTGGCTTCCCATTTTTGGAGCATTTCTTTAGTTGCCTGACCTAAGACACTGTATTGATTAAAATAAACTGTCTTGCAAAAATCTCCTTTTATATATTTTTTAAAGCCTTCTTCAAACATTGACTCCGCAATCTTTTCTCGTTCTGTCTCATCATCAATGCCTTTTAGTTGCTTTTTATTTATAAACCTATTTTTAGCTAATTTTGTCTTCGCATGAGCAATGGCTTTTTGACCTTCTTCTGTCTCCTGCCATACCTTATACTCTGCCTGAAAGTGTTTTTCAAATTCTACATAATAATGCCCGACCAAATGATCGCCCTTTTTCCCTGTAGAGGCAGGCGTTTCACCATTCCCCCATTTTTGCCAAGCCAGCATAGATTTGCAGATATGCACCCCTCTATCGTTGATGATTTGTACTTTTTTAACATCATAACCTGCTGCTTTTAAGATTTCAGCAGTTGCATAACCCAACAAGTTGTTTCTAATATGTCCCAAATGCAACGGCTTATTGGTATTGGGCGAAGAATATTCCACCAACACTGTCTGACCATTGGCAGCTTGCTGTCCATAACTTTCGGCTGCTAGTACTTCTTTAACAAAATTTGTCCAATAAGCATCTCCAATGCTCAAATTGCAAAAACCAGGTCCAGCAGATACTGCATTTGCCAAAATATCTGTTTGCAACATCAATTGCCCCGCCATATCAGCCGCTATCTCATTGGGTTTTTTGCCCAACAATTTCGCAAAAGGAAAGGTTATAACACTATAGTCGCCTTCCAAATGCTTTGGAATTTGTTTGATTTGAACTTGTTTGGTTTCTATTTTTTTATCATAAAGCGTCTCTATCGCCTCACAAACGTTCTCTTTTATTATATTTTCTATGTTCATGATACTATTATTAATAGTTTATTGGATTTTTTGTTTTTATCCTAAAAAGCAAAAAAGCATCTTAGAGCCTTTCTTCATTTTCTTTTCGATGAAAACCAAATTTAGACAAGCTCTTATTTGAAATGAATAAAAATTCATCTCAAATGATTTCCTAACAAACTATGCTCTTCTTCTAATGCTAGGTTTTATTATAAGTTTGCAAAGATAATTAACTTAGAAACTATATAAACCATTTGGCTGGCAAAAAATTCCCTTGGTGGAGATATTTTTCACTAGACTCCTTAAATCCCCAAATAGATCACCGTTTTATGAGTTTTAGCAGTTCATTCTTGCGCTCAGAAACAACTTGAACAAAATAGATTCCAGTTGGTAATTCTATCAAATCAAAAAACATATAAGTTGCATTCGTTGTAGTGCCATAAATTTCTTTTCCACAAAGATTCAGTATACGAACGCTCTTAGTCATCGTGTCCTTAAATTCTAAATTCGTTCGTTCGCTTGCGGGATTGGGATACAACAGAATTTTAGAGCTATTGGAGAGAGCGGTTGCTGTTGTTAAGGCAACCAATCGCCCCTCTACTGTATTTCCCCAAACATCGCTCAATCGAACGACAAAACTATCCTTATCATAACCTGTTGGTAAATTTTCTACTAAAAAATCGTATACAAAGGCAACACTATCGTATACAATAGGTATATGCACATAATGGTAAAGACTAAGATTAGTATCTCGTTGAGGTGAGGCAGGATAAACCGCTGGCATATTCACCTTTTCGCTATTGTATCGAGTCAAAGCCGTTTGTTTCCCATTAAACTGATAAGCAAAAACCTTAAATCCAGCGATACAGTCGTGTTCATCTCTTATTGAAGCTCCCTTATCGTAGGCAGCCTCTTTGTCAAATACCGCAGAGAAAGCAGCATTGGAAAATTCAAAACGATTAATCGTTTGATTATAAGGCCAGATAATTCGAAACAAGGCACGATCCGACCAATTCTGCAGCAACTCAATTTTTGCCTCATGGAGTGGCGCTAGAACATTAGGGTATAAAGTTGGGTCAAACAGTCGAGCAGTGTGAATATAAGTATTTCCATACAAAGGATGTATTGCCTTGGCACTAAGATGAAGATGTACATTAGCGGTGTAACCGCTCTCCCCCATGATCCCAATAGTATCGCCTTTATGGATTAATACTGTATTGGCAGGCATTGTATCTGCAAGCGAAGCAAGGCTACCCAAGCTGCTCAAATGTCTATAATTAATCACTATATTTCCGCCCAATGCTTGTGGCAACGAATCGCAAGTTACCTGTACACTCCGCCCCTTACTTGTTTGTTCTAACACTGAATCGGGTCCATTTAAGACTTCGCTGATATACCCATCACACATACAAAGAATAGCGATCTTATTAGCACTATTATAATTGACACTATCGCAAGTAATCGTACTCCAATAATCAAAACCGCCATGGTTATCTGTTTTGGTTGATCGACTACTCAAATATCGATGCCCATAACTTGCTTTAAAATAAAGACCATCATTGGAAGGTGAATAAGTAGTTGTGGTTAAAATATCTGCGCAAATAGGATAGGCAAAATTATACTTAGAAGGGTCTTGCTCAATATAAGCGATAGAAGTATCTCGATATGCATTGGTCGTCATCACTTGAGCAAATGCAGCTCCACTCCATAAACAACCCAACGATAACAACCATGGAGTAGCAGTATCCTTAATAAAATTCATAGCTCACTCATTGGTTTAAGTTCAACAATACGCTCTACTCTTTTAAGATACTAAAAAGCAAACACCTCCCAAAACTATCCACCTCATTTATAGGCACTTAAACAAAACATTACATTTTAATGTTTTTATTTTGCAGATAAAAAATGCTCTATTCTAGTGTAAAACTAAAAATAGAGCATTCTAATTATTTATAACAAAAGATAGGATTTCCTAATGATTATTACTTAGGTCCAAAAGGATTTTTAAATTTCCCAAAAGGATTATTGGTCTTTTTATCATCCCCCTTCTTATCGTCTCCTTTCTTTTTGCCTCCCAAAAGCCCCCCCAGGTTCCCTGGATCCTTAAGGATTTGAGAAGGATCTTTAATGATTTTCCCTGGATCAATATTCTTTAAACTATCGACAACAGAACCTGGATCTTTAGCTGCTTGCGCTGCCAGTTTTTTAGCTCTCTCCTCTGCCTCCTTTTTCAAACGATCTGCCTCAGCTTGCAGTTGCGCCTCTGCTTCTTTTTTCAAACGATCTGCTTCTGCTTTTGCCTTAGCTTCCATTTCATCCTTTACCTTTTGAGCCTCCTGTTTTAATAAATCCGCAGCTTGTCCACCGATGTTTTTACCACCTTTGCCTTCAGCCCCTAGCAGATTTACTTTAAATTTAGGTTTAGCAACCGTTCCTCCAATCCCAACATTGACATTTAGATACTCACTATCTTTTAGATTGATTCCCAATTTTTGTGCTTGTGGAGCCAAAGCCCCCAAACCAGCACTTAGGGCATTATTAGCAGCAGCCCCTACTGCATTATTCGCCAACAAAGTGCGAGGCACCCTCATTTTCATATCATAATCCATAGAATTGTCTAAACCATGCGACCCACCAAAAATAACATCCATCCCTTTCACCACATAACTCGCAGGATCAATTGTTAAACGCCCATCTTTAACGGTAAAGAAATTGGTTGTATTCCCTAAGTCCAATTGATTTAATCCGCCTATTTTTAACTTATCGCTCAACTGGCTAACCGATTTATTATTTTTAATCGTAGTATTAAAGGTTTTTAGAATTCCTTTGGCTGATAAAGAAGCTAAATCAGGGTAAAGATTTTCATCCAAAATACCGTTCACTTCAAACTTAGAATTAAATTTACCATAAACAGATTCTAAAATTGGTAAAAAGCGTTTTGATAGACCAACCTCTTTGGCAATTGCTTGAATGTCTAATTTTGAGACATCATAACCAAACTTAAATTTAGGTTTCTTAGGATCTTGCGTATCGTACTTTCCATTCATTGCCAAACCACCTCCAAAAGCATCCGCTCTCAAAGCATTAATATCCAAAATATGATCGTGCACATGTGCTTCAGCTTGCACATTCTTTAGCTTATAAGTATCATAAATCAATGTCTTGAAAGTCGTATACAAAGTAAAATCAACATTTCCTGGTATTTGCATCGGTTCCAAGTCATTTTCAACTTGACTCACATCTTCTGGTACTGTCTCAATTTCTGCCGCTTTCTCTACCGCTTCCCCATCCTCAGACATAAATTGATTCAAGTTCATATAGTTAGAATACAAGGTCAATTCACCATTGATAATTTCTTCGTCAAATAAATACCCAAAAACGTTCTCTAATTTTCCCTTTGCCCTAAGATCTACTTTGCCAATAACCAATTTCAAATCTTCTAAGACAGCAGTAGCAGGAGAAAAACGCCCTTTTGTTTCTAAATTTTTAATCTCATGAACATCATATTTTATGTTCTTAAAATTCATATCCATTGCAAACTGGAAACGATCAAAAACAGGAGCATCTACAGCCGTTGTTGTATCCTGCATAGCCGTAGCTAGATTTTCATTTTCGGCAACGGGTTCTGCTGTTGTCGTTTCAGTACTCGCACCGAAGTTAGCAATCTCATTTAAATCAAGTAGATTAGAACTTACGGACAAGTTCCCCCTCATTATTTTATCCCTAGAAAAATAAGTCAATATATTATCCAACTTACCGCTGGCTTTAATATCACTTTTGCCAATTTTTAAATCAAAACTACGCAAATCAACATTGTTAGGCGTAAAGTTCATTGCCATGGTATTGATCTTAACAGGGGGCAAGTTAGTTGCGGCATAGTTCATATTAGAAATAATCAATAAGCCCTTCATGTCTACTTTATTGTATTGACTCTTGTTGATGTAAGACATTTTGGTTTTGGTCTCCAAGTTTGCTTTAATCAGCCCAGATAACTCTGAAACGCCTTCCATTGGAAAGGCTTTGCCCAATTCGGTCAAATCAATCGTGCCATCTATTTTAGCATCAACATCTGGGTCACTAATAGGAGTTCTTAGCTTTAGCATCGCATCAAAAGGATTTCGACCTACCTTAATATGAAACTTGCTTACGTCAACTGTCATTTTATCAAAATCTGAAGAAGTACTTTTCACGGCAATTTGTGTATTAATTTCTTCTACAGGCAGCGGTAAATCAGGATATTTAAATTCTGCATCTTTAACACCAAAATCGATAGCAAAAGCAGGCATTTTTTCCTTAACAGTATTCAAGATGCCTTTTACATAACCACTCAGTTTAAAGTCCCCTTTGGTTTCTACCTCGCTAAAATCCTTGGTATAAGCAGCAGGAATCATAGAAAGTACACTTGAAAAAGCAGTATTAGGTGTATTAAATTTCAAGTCTAATTTAAAATCGTCCGCTGAAGGTTGTGCCACTTCACCATCCAAATTTAAGGTCAACGCATTAAAACGAAATGAGTTATCCATTATCTTATAGACCTTTTGGTTTAAGTCTATATTGGCATTAAAATCAATCGCCACATCAGCTTTCTTTAGATAAGCAATTCGATTCATAGCAACTGTAAACTCATCAATCTTAGTTGTTGTTTCTAGATCAAATACAGAAGTTGTAAAATCACCACTTCCCTCGTGATTTAGATTTTTTAGTTCAACATACAACTCACTAGGCTCATCATCATAAATGATATTGGTATTTTCTATTCCCCAATGCTTAATCGTTAGCTGCATATTGTTGCTTCCACTAGAAGTAGTAGTCGTGGTAGGCTCATCAACAGGGGCATCGCTGGGTTTCATAATATCATAGTTTGCCTTCCCGTTTCGCAAAACTTTTACATATAAGTCAGCATCACTCAACGTCACCCCATTAATCTTGTACTGACCTCTGTATACATCCATTAAGTTAATCGTAAAATAAAACGTCCCGATATCAGCCAATTTTTTACCCTCAAATTCATCGTGTCCCGTTACCGATAAATCACCAATACTAAAACTAAAATCTGGAAAGGTCCACAGTAAGGATAAGCCAACTTTGTCATTGTCAAAATCAAGTGTTGCATTAATTTGCTCATTGGCAAATTCTTTTGCAGCATCTAATATTTCATTCTTATAAAAGTAAGGAATTGCAATTAGTAGCCCTATAATGAGTACAAGCACGAACCCAATAAACTTGAGTATTCTCTTTGCTACCTTTCCTATTTTTGCCATAACGTGATATTTTTATATGGATGCAAGTAATATAAATTTATTTCAAAATTGTTAAAATAAGTATAATGTCATAAAGAACGCCTAAACATAGTTTAAAGCTTTACCTTTATATCTAATGATTATAGGGCTAAGTGGATAAAATCATGAACAAAGGTAGTCACCTATTAGCAGGCACTACATGGGGATATATATCGTCAAATAAAGGGGAGAACGTACAAGATAAATATTCACTATTAAAATATCAACTAAAAGTCTCATTTTACATGAAAAGCTCCAAAAATAACGCCATTTCTATTTTGGTCGATAGTGAAGATCTACTTTATTATAATAAATATCTGTTAACAGATAAGGCCGATCATTTATACCAACAACTTATTCAAACACTTAATTGGACACAACAGCCAATCCGTATGTTTGGAAAAACATTTTTACAACCCAGATTGATTGCTTGGTATGGGGATAAAGGCATTCAATATCGCTATTCACAAACAACATTAACCGCCCAAGGATGGACAAAGGAATTAAAGCAGTTGCAACAAAAATTAAATGATCATTTTCAACTTAATTTTAATTCTGTATTAGCCAACTTATACCGCAATGGTCAGGATAGTATGGGTTGGCATAGCGACGATGAAAAAGAACTTGGACCACAGCCCGTCATTGCCGCTTTAAGCCTAGGAGCGCCTCGAAAAATACAGTTTAGAAGAAAAGGACAACAGCAACAAAAAGTAACTATTTTATTAGAACATGGAAGTTTGTTGATAATGAAAGGAGCTATACAAGAAGAATGGCAACATCAGATTGCTAAAACTAAAAAAATTCATCAGCCTAGAATTAACCTTACTTTCCGCATTATTCAACCTAACGATAAATAGGTCTACCAACAAAAAAAAGGAGCTGTCCAAAATGGACAGCTCCTCAATATATTATCTAACAATCTGTTGTTATCGTATCAATGTAAATTCACCTCTAATAACAATTGGATCTTCATTTTGTGGAGCATATTCAAACACATAGATATAAACATCTTGTGGTTGAGCTACGCCTTGGTAAGTACCATCCCAGTAATGATTCACGTTATCATTGTAAACCAATTGTCCCC from Aureispira anguillae encodes:
- a CDS encoding alpha-ketoglutarate-dependent dioxygenase AlkB family protein encodes the protein MKSSKNNAISILVDSEDLLYYNKYLLTDKADHLYQQLIQTLNWTQQPIRMFGKTFLQPRLIAWYGDKGIQYRYSQTTLTAQGWTKELKQLQQKLNDHFQLNFNSVLANLYRNGQDSMGWHSDDEKELGPQPVIAALSLGAPRKIQFRRKGQQQQKVTILLEHGSLLIMKGAIQEEWQHQIAKTKKIHQPRINLTFRIIQPNDK